Below is a window of Candidatus Viadribacter manganicus DNA.
GTAGGCGTCCGGGTCCTGATAGAATTGCGCACGATCCTGTTCGAACGCGACACGTTCGTCCTTTGCGCCGGCAATGATCTTTTCCAGTTCACCACGGTCCAGCCACACCCCCCGGCAAGTCGGGCACATATCGAAAACGACGTCGTTCCGTTTTACCTCGGACATCGAGGCGTTGCAGTTGGGGCACATCAAAAGCGGCATAGGATCTCCGATACTCGGGCTGATATAGGTGCGAGGGGGCGTGCGGCAATCGTGCATAACCCGCGACTGATTTTCGCAAGGCAAGTTGAGTTGCCCTATGCTCGCACGCGTGCGAATCGAGCTGGAATTATGACAAATCAAGTCTCTGAAGCGCTGAAGCGCGTGAAGCCCTCCGCCACGATGGCGATGAGCGCCAAGGCGCGCGCGCTAAAAGCCGCAGGCCGCGATTGCATTGCGCTTTCGCAAGGTGAGCCGGACTTCGATACGCCGGAAAACATCAAGGAGGCCGCGATCCGCGCGATGCGCGAAGGCAAGACCAAATACACCGACGTCGACGGCATTCCTGAGCTGAAGGACGCGATTGTCGGCAAGTTCAAGCGCGAGAATGGCCTCGAGTACACGCGCGCGCAGGTCAATGTCTCGCCGGGCGGCAAACCGGTGCTGTTCAACGCGATGATGGCGACGCTCAATCCGGGCGACGAGGTGATCATCCCGGCGCCTTATTGGGTGAGCTATCCGGACATGGCCATCATGTGCGGTGGCGCGCCGGTGTTCATCGACACCACCATTGAAGACGGATTCAAGATTCAGCCAGAGGCGCTGGCGAAGGCGATCACGCCGCACACCAAGTGGCTGTTGCTCAACTCTCCGTCGAACCCTTCGGGCGCCGCTTACACGCGCGCGGAGCTGAAAGCGCTGGCGGCAGTGCTGATCGATTATCCGCACGTGCTCATCCTCACCGATGACATGTACGAGCATCTGACCTACGGCAATTTCGAGTTCACCACGATCGCGCAAGTCGAGCCGCGCCTCTACGAGCGCACGCTGACCATGAACGGCGTCTCGAAAGCCTATTCGATGACCGGCTGGCGCATCGGCTATGCTGGAGGCCCGCAATGGTTGATCAAAGCCATGGCGAACGTCATGGGGCAAACGACATCTAATCCGTGCTCGATCTCGCAATGGGCGGCTGTTGAGGCTTTGAACGGCACGCAAGACTTCATCCCAAAGAACAAGAAACTCTTTGAAGAGCGCCGCGATCTCGTCGTCTCGATGTTGAATCAGGCGCAGGGCTTGAAGTGCCCGACGCCGGAAGGTGCGTTCTACGTCTATCCGTCTTGCGCTGGACTGATCGGCAAAAAGACGCCAAGCGGCAAGGTGATCGAGAACGATGAAGCGTTCGCGATCGAGCTTCTGGAAGCGGAAGCTGTGGCGCTCGTCCATGGTGGCGCGTTCGGCCTTTCGCCGAACTTTCGCATTTCATACGCGACGTCGAACCAGTGCCTGGAAGAAGCTTGCGCGCGCATTCAGCGCTTCTGCGCGAGCCTTTCCTAGTTCTCGAGCTTAAATGTCAGGCCGGCCTTTTCTTGCAGGCGCGCGATGAGCGCATCGCCCATGGCGGCTGCCGGCGTCCAGACGCCGCCCGGCGTGGTTTGACGGCTGGTGTCTTTGAGCGTCAGCGCAGCTTCGGAAATCATCTTCGAGGTCGAGCCGTAGCCGGGATCTTTGTCGCCACAGACGCTGGCGCGGAGTGAGCGGCCGTCGGCTGTCGTGCCGACATAGAGCACGTCGAACATGCCGTTTTCGCGCTGCTCAAGATTGGGCCCTTGGCCGGGCTTCGGCAGCACGAATTGCGTCAGCAGCATTCGCGTTGGCGCAAAGCCGAGCAGTGTGCGTTGCATGTTGGATGAGCTTTGCAGCGACTTGGCGCGTTGTTTTCCCTTAGCGCCGCCGCCCGTCATCATCATTTCGCTGTAGGTGAAATCTTTGCCGTAGGGATATTTCGCCAGCGCGTTCGAGCGATGAACGTTCTTCGTGTTGATCGACGCCATCACGAACGGCGCGGCCCACGAGTTTATATCGGTGTCCTCTGTGACTGTGTCGCCGTTCGGTTGCGGCGCCAGCCTTTCAGGCGACAGCACAAACGGATCGGTCATGCGCGAGGCGAGCGAGGGATCGACCTTCATCGCTTCGAATGTCGCCAGCATCGAGGCCATGGTGCCGCCCGAGAACGTGCCCTTCATCTTGCGCACGCGTCCGCGCACATCGCGGAGAGGTTGGCCAAAGCGAGCTTGGGCTTCGCGCTGCAAGAACCACACGCCGCAATCGAACGGGATTGAGTCAAAGCCGCACGAGAACACGATACGCGCGCCGCTCTCCTTGGCGACCTTGTCATACTTGGCGATCATGTCGGCCATCCAGTTTGGCTCGCCGCAAAGATCGACATAGTCGGCGCCGGCCTTGGCGCACGCCGCTAACAGACCTTCACCATAGCGCTGGTAGGGACCGACGGTGGTGATCACCACGCGCGTGCGATGCGCGAGCGCATCCAGTGCGTTGGAGTCATGCGCGCCGGCGATGATGATCGGCAGTTTGTAGGATGCGCCAATATCATTGCGGACGACCTTGAGTTTCTCTTCGTCGCGCCCGGCCATGGCCCAGCGCAGCTCGCCTTCCGCGCCGTAAACACGCATCAGGTGCTCGGCGACCAGTTTTCCGGTAAAGCCCGTTGCGCCGTAAATGACGACGTCGAATTCCTGTGCGCTCATGCCCGCCTCCGCTTGTGAGATGCCCCTATCACGTTGCAGCGCGGCAGGGGAGGCGCCCATCGTTTCGCATTCGCGCGCGGTTCGTGGCGTGCTTTAGTGCGCTGGACTCATGCCGCCGCTCGCCATCGCCGCCGCTATTACTTCAGCCGTGATCCACGCCAGTTGGAACGCTGTGCTGAAGGGCGGGACCGATCGCGTCACGGATTCATTTTTGATCGCGGTGGGCGGTCTCGGCGCGGGCGCGCTGATCATACTTTTCATGGGCGCGTTGCCGCAAGCGGCCTGGCCCTATGTGGCGATGACGGTCGTCATCCATCTTGTCTATTGGTTTTGCCTCTTCAAAGGCTACGACGCTGGCGATATGAGCCATGTCTACACGCTCTCGCGCGGCATGGCGCCGATGCTGGTGGCGATGGGGGCGGCGCTGACGGCCAGTGAGATTCCGCCGCCGTTCAAGCTCCTCGGCATTGCCGGTGTGTCGATCGGGGTGTTCACGGTCGGCGCGAGCCCTAAGGCGCCGCTGAAGGCGACGCTGTGGGCCGCTGCAATCGGGCTCTGTATCGCGTCCTATTCGTTGGTCGATGCGCTTGGCTCGCGCGCTGCCGGCAATGCGGTGATCTTCCTGGGCTGGTCGATGGCGCTGATGTCGGTTCCGATGGCGGCCTTTGCGTTCTGGCGGCGGGGTGTGTCGCGTTTGCTGAGGGACGCCGCGGTCGCGCCTTGGCGCGGCATCGGCATCGGTATCGTGAGCTTCGCCGGGTACGGCCTTGTGCTGTGGGCGCAAACGTTTGCGCCGATCGCACAGGTCACCGCTTTGCGCGAAACCTCCGTCGTTTGGGGTGCGCTGATCGCGTTTTTATTTCTGCACGAACGGCTTGGTCTTCGCCGCTGGCTGGGCGCGGCCATTGTCGCGGTAGGCGCTGGCTTGATCGCGTTCGCTTGAGTAAGTTTGCGGCGATGGCCGATCTTCAGATCCTACGCATCGATGACGCTAAAGCACTGGTTCGTGTCGGCGTTCCCGAGCCCGAGCGCGCGACGCCGCAGGAGGTGCGGATTTCGGTGACGATGGCGCTTTCGGATCCACCGGATTTTCCAGCGCACGATCGCATTGGCGCAACCGTCGATTACGATCACATCATCGGCTTCATCCGCGGCGGTCTTGGCGAGCCCGCGCACTTGATCGAGACGTTGGCCGATCGCGTCGCGGGGCACTGTTTATCGCTCTCGCGCCGCGCCGTGTGGGTGGAAGTGACGGTGAAAAAGCCGTCAGTGCTTTTGGGCGATGGCCTGGTGGCCGTAACGATCCGGCGCGAGGCCTAATCGAACATTACATCGCGCGCGCTTGGCACCAGATGTTGGCCTCCATCGACTGGGATCAGCGCTCCAGTGATGTTCTCGCCATTCGCCAGATACGCAACCGCATCAGCGACATCCTCAACCCTCGTGCCGATGCGCGTCAGGTTGTTGTTGTGCACGTCTTTGAAATTTTGTTGATCGCCGCTGACCAACATCAGGCCGGCCGCGATGCAATTGACGCGAATATTCGGAGCTAACGCCATCGCCAGCGCGCCGGTCGCATGTGCAAGGCCCGTCTTCGCGAGTGTGTAGGACAGGAAGTCCGGGTTTTGGTTGAGGACCTTTTGATCCGATATATTGGTCACGAAGCCGCGCCGGGAGCCGATCTGTTCGCGCAGTTTTCGCGCCAGATAGACGGGCGCAAGCAGATTTAGGCGCACTTGCGCTTGGGCGGCGTCGAGTGAGAAGTCTGTGATGCTGTCCGGCGTGAAGCTCGCGGCGGAATTGACGACCCCCACCCAGTCTCCGCGCTGGGCGAGCCTCGCAGCCATCGCGTCGATAGCGCTTTGATCCGTCAGATCGGCGCTGAACAGCTCGGCTTTTCCGCCATTGACGCGAATTTCGCTCGCGACGCTCTGTGCGCCATCGCGCGAGCCGTTGAAGTGTACCCCGATGGTCCAGCCGTCGCGCGCCAAGCGCAGCGCGATGCCGGCGCCCACGCGCCGCCCCGCGCCGGTGACGAGAACCAATCCGCTCACGCGCCGAAATCCGAGCGCGTGACGTCGTAGCGGAGGCCAACGCCTTGCATCTCAGGGAAGATATCCGGCTTCGAGATCGAGAGCTCGACACGTTCTGCCGGCGTCAGTTCGAAACATGCAAAAAGAATGTCGCGCGCCAAAGTCTCAATACGTTCAGTGTGCGGGCGCTCTTCGAGTGCTTTCAAAAACACGCGCAGCGGATCGTAATTGACGTAACTGCCGTGGCGTTCGTTGTAAGCGTGAAAGCCAAATTGCAGCGTGAGTTCGAGATGCAGGCGCTGTGCTTCAATCTTTTCCCAGGCGTGCTCGCCGATGCGCACATTAAGTTCGACGCCGCGCATGGCGATCGAAACAGTGGACGGTGCAGCAGACATCAGCGCTCCTCTGCATCCTAGCTACACGTGCCCGTGACGGGCGTCACATCGATATGGCTAAGGTTCTACTAGCTTCAACTCATCGGATCGATGGACGGTTCGAGGAGAAATGGAGCCGGAAATGATGAAGTTCTACTCGCTGGTCGCGGCGTTGGCAGTGTTTGCACCCGTGGCGTTCGCAACGATGACGCAAGCCGCGCAGATGGTTGCCTAACGGGTCTCTGACCTGAAATCCCCGAGCCCAGAAGGGCGCAAGATCCAGGCAGAGCGATATGACAAGCCCAGATGTTTGAAGGCGCCGGCCAGACCGGCGCCTTTTGTTTTGGCATCTCGGAAATCATGTGTTCTTGATTTGTTCTTATTTCGGGGCTATTGTCCGATGCGTGAAGACAGATCCCCTGCATGGCCGGGGCGCGCGCACGAATGCAAGCGGCCGATACGAGCGTTTCGTCCGCGAAGCGTTTGACGATGGCTGGGTCGGGGAGGATGGCGCAAAGCCGTTGGAGACCATCGTCACCCCGGAACTCGCCAAGACCATTATCTCGACCAACCAAAGCCCGGACATTTCATTCGATCAGTCGATCAACCCGTACCGGGGATGCGAGCACGGTTGCATCTATTGCTACGCACGACCGAACCACGCTTACGTCGGGCTTTCTCCGGGCATTGATTTTGAAACCAAGCTCTTCGTCAAAGCCAACGCCGTTGAATTGCTTGAGCGCGAATTTTCAAAGCCAAGCTACAAACCGAAAACAATCATGCTCGGCGGCGTCACCGACATCTATCAGCCGATTGAGCGCGACTACGGCATAACGCGCGGCCTGTTGGAAGTGATGGAACGCTGGCGCCATCCGGTTGCGCTGATCACCAAATCTCAGCTGGTTATTCGCGATATCGACATTCTGGCGCGGTTGGCGGAGCGGGGGCTCGCAAAGGCGGCGATTTCCGTAACGAGCTTGGAGCGGCGCATCGCGCGCACAATGGAGCCGCGCGCCGCGGCGCCTCACCGGCGCATCGAAGCGATCCGTGTGCTTGCGGAAGCTGGCGTGCCGGTGACGGTGATGGTCGCGCCGATAGTGCCGGCGATTAACGACAGCGAGATCGAGGCAATCTTGGAAGAATGCGCCAAGGCCGGCGCGAGTGCTGCAGGTTACGTGGTGTTGCGCTTGCCGTTGGAGATCAAGGACCTCTTTTGTGAATGGCTTCAGACGCATTTTCCTGATCGCTCGACGCGGGTGATGGCGCTGGTGCGCCAGATGCGTAATGGCCGCGACTACGATCCCGAGTGGGGCAAGCGCCAAAAAGGCGAGGGGCCGTACGCAAAGCTCATAGCCGACCGCTTCGCGGCAGCATGCCGGCGCTTCGGCTTAGACAAACCTCGATTGGCGCTCGATCACACGCAGTTTCGCCGGCCGTTGGAACCAGGAGATCAGAACGACCTTTTCTCCTCGGAGTAGCCTCCCGTCTGCGCGCGGGCTAAGAGGGGCCGCGAGGGTAGGAGACGACTAATGCGCACAGATGGCCAACGCCGTTCCGACAATTTCGAAGATCGCGGTCGCGGTAGTGGCGGCGGCATGGGCGGTGGCGGTCTGCCGGGTGGTGCGCTCTTCGCGATTTTGCGGCGCATTGGTCTTCGCGGCATTCTGATTGTCGGCCTCGTTCTAGCCGGCATCTATTTCTTCGCTCCGCCCAGCATCAAAAACATGGTGTTCGGCGCGCTCTTTGGCGGCGTGCCTGGACAGACCCAAACAACCCAAGGCGAAGGCACGGTTTGCGATAGCTCAGCTGGCGCGACCCAAGCTTGCGACTTCTCGCGCGTCATTCTCGCTTCGACGGAAGACGTTTGGGCCCAACAATTCCAACAGGGCCGCCTGCCGCGTTACAACAACCAACAGGCGGACGCTTATCAGAACCCGACTTTGGTGATTTACTCGGGCGGCGTCGGCACGGATGGCTGCGGCAGCGCCAGTTCCGATGTGGGTCCGTTCTACTGCCCTGGCGATCGCAAGCTATATGTCGATCCGAGCTTCTATGAAGTGATGGAAAGCCGCCTGCGCGCGCCGGGCGATTTCGCGCAAGCTTACGTCATCGCCCACGAAGTCGGTCACCACGTGCAGAACCTCATCGGTGCAACACAAGTGCAGGTGCAGGGCGAGTCCGCAAACCAGACTTCAGTGCGCGTCGAGCTGCAGGCCGATTGCTTCGCTGGTGTGTGGGGTCATACAGCGCGCGCCGATCTCGCGATCGACGAGGCCGATCTGCGCGAAGCACTGAACGCTGCACACGCGATCGGCGATGACGCGCTTGGCCATCAGAACGAAAGCCAGTTCACACACGGATCCAGCGCCCAGCGCATGGCGTGGTTCCGCCGTGGTTTCGACAGCGGCGATGCACGCCAATGCGACACCTTCAACGTTCCGGCGGGCCAATTGTAAGAATGCAAAAGCTGGGAGCTTACGGCTCCCAGCTGGCCGCCTGATCGATCAGGAATTGGCGGAACGCGGCGATGCGTTTCGAGCGCTTAAGGTCGCTCGGATAGATGAAATACACTTCGAAGCTTGGGCCCTGCAGGTCAGGCAGCACCTTCACCAAGTTCGGATTTTCGCGCGCCATGTAGTCAGGCACGCTGGCGATGCCGAAGCCGGATTCAACCGCGCGCAACATGCCGTAGACGTTGTTGATCTCCAGCAGCGGCGGTCGCGGTTTTGCGTCTTCGCGGCCGGCGCGCTGCGCCCAATCGAGTTCGCGCATCGGCGTCGGCACGCCCGCCTGATACGCGATGATGCGGTGCTCATCGAGGTCCTCGACCTTCTTCGGCGTACCGTGGCGCTGCAGATAGCTTGCTGACGCATAGAGACTGACGCGCACATCGAGCAGCTTGCGTTGAATGAGATCGGCGTGTGTCGCGGCCCAAAGCCGGATGGCGCACTCTGCTTCGAGCTTCAGAAGATCGTACTCACGGTCATCGAGCAAGATTTGCAGGCGCGTTTCGGGGTAGGTGTCGGCGAAAGCGCCCAGACGCGGCGCCAGCCAGGTCGAACCGAACGCAACCGGTGCGGTGACTTTGAGATCACCGATGACCTTCTCGCGGGCGTCCTTCAGCGTCGATTCTGCAATGACCGCAGCG
It encodes the following:
- a CDS encoding pyridoxal phosphate-dependent aminotransferase gives rise to the protein MTNQVSEALKRVKPSATMAMSAKARALKAAGRDCIALSQGEPDFDTPENIKEAAIRAMREGKTKYTDVDGIPELKDAIVGKFKRENGLEYTRAQVNVSPGGKPVLFNAMMATLNPGDEVIIPAPYWVSYPDMAIMCGGAPVFIDTTIEDGFKIQPEALAKAITPHTKWLLLNSPSNPSGAAYTRAELKALAAVLIDYPHVLILTDDMYEHLTYGNFEFTTIAQVEPRLYERTLTMNGVSKAYSMTGWRIGYAGGPQWLIKAMANVMGQTTSNPCSISQWAAVEALNGTQDFIPKNKKLFEERRDLVVSMLNQAQGLKCPTPEGAFYVYPSCAGLIGKKTPSGKVIENDEAFAIELLEAEAVALVHGGAFGLSPNFRISYATSNQCLEEACARIQRFCASLS
- a CDS encoding saccharopine dehydrogenase family protein, translated to MSAQEFDVVIYGATGFTGKLVAEHLMRVYGAEGELRWAMAGRDEEKLKVVRNDIGASYKLPIIIAGAHDSNALDALAHRTRVVITTVGPYQRYGEGLLAACAKAGADYVDLCGEPNWMADMIAKYDKVAKESGARIVFSCGFDSIPFDCGVWFLQREAQARFGQPLRDVRGRVRKMKGTFSGGTMASMLATFEAMKVDPSLASRMTDPFVLSPERLAPQPNGDTVTEDTDINSWAAPFVMASINTKNVHRSNALAKYPYGKDFTYSEMMMTGGGAKGKQRAKSLQSSSNMQRTLLGFAPTRMLLTQFVLPKPGQGPNLEQRENGMFDVLYVGTTADGRSLRASVCGDKDPGYGSTSKMISEAALTLKDTSRQTTPGGVWTPAAAMGDALIARLQEKAGLTFKLEN
- a CDS encoding DMT family transporter, which produces MPPLAIAAAITSAVIHASWNAVLKGGTDRVTDSFLIAVGGLGAGALIILFMGALPQAAWPYVAMTVVIHLVYWFCLFKGYDAGDMSHVYTLSRGMAPMLVAMGAALTASEIPPPFKLLGIAGVSIGVFTVGASPKAPLKATLWAAAIGLCIASYSLVDALGSRAAGNAVIFLGWSMALMSVPMAAFAFWRRGVSRLLRDAAVAPWRGIGIGIVSFAGYGLVLWAQTFAPIAQVTALRETSVVWGALIAFLFLHERLGLRRWLGAAIVAVGAGLIAFA
- a CDS encoding dihydroneopterin aldolase, producing the protein MSKFAAMADLQILRIDDAKALVRVGVPEPERATPQEVRISVTMALSDPPDFPAHDRIGATVDYDHIIGFIRGGLGEPAHLIETLADRVAGHCLSLSRRAVWVEVTVKKPSVLLGDGLVAVTIRREA
- a CDS encoding SDR family oxidoreductase; the protein is MSGLVLVTGAGRRVGAGIALRLARDGWTIGVHFNGSRDGAQSVASEIRVNGGKAELFSADLTDQSAIDAMAARLAQRGDWVGVVNSAASFTPDSITDFSLDAAQAQVRLNLLAPVYLARKLREQIGSRRGFVTNISDQKVLNQNPDFLSYTLAKTGLAHATGALAMALAPNIRVNCIAAGLMLVSGDQQNFKDVHNNNLTRIGTRVEDVADAVAYLANGENITGALIPVDGGQHLVPSARDVMFD
- a CDS encoding dihydroneopterin aldolase — its product is MSAAPSTVSIAMRGVELNVRIGEHAWEKIEAQRLHLELTLQFGFHAYNERHGSYVNYDPLRVFLKALEERPHTERIETLARDILFACFELTPAERVELSISKPDIFPEMQGVGLRYDVTRSDFGA
- a CDS encoding PA0069 family radical SAM protein, with the protein product MKTDPLHGRGARTNASGRYERFVREAFDDGWVGEDGAKPLETIVTPELAKTIISTNQSPDISFDQSINPYRGCEHGCIYCYARPNHAYVGLSPGIDFETKLFVKANAVELLEREFSKPSYKPKTIMLGGVTDIYQPIERDYGITRGLLEVMERWRHPVALITKSQLVIRDIDILARLAERGLAKAAISVTSLERRIARTMEPRAAAPHRRIEAIRVLAEAGVPVTVMVAPIVPAINDSEIEAILEECAKAGASAAGYVVLRLPLEIKDLFCEWLQTHFPDRSTRVMALVRQMRNGRDYDPEWGKRQKGEGPYAKLIADRFAAACRRFGLDKPRLALDHTQFRRPLEPGDQNDLFSSE
- a CDS encoding neutral zinc metallopeptidase; this encodes MRTDGQRRSDNFEDRGRGSGGGMGGGGLPGGALFAILRRIGLRGILIVGLVLAGIYFFAPPSIKNMVFGALFGGVPGQTQTTQGEGTVCDSSAGATQACDFSRVILASTEDVWAQQFQQGRLPRYNNQQADAYQNPTLVIYSGGVGTDGCGSASSDVGPFYCPGDRKLYVDPSFYEVMESRLRAPGDFAQAYVIAHEVGHHVQNLIGATQVQVQGESANQTSVRVELQADCFAGVWGHTARADLAIDEADLREALNAAHAIGDDALGHQNESQFTHGSSAQRMAWFRRGFDSGDARQCDTFNVPAGQL
- a CDS encoding LysR family transcriptional regulator, translating into MDWDKLKTFHFAAETGSLTAAAEKLGVSQSSVSRQIAALESDMGVPLFQRHARGLLLTGPGMALREFTREMAGAAVIAESTLKDAREKVIGDLKVTAPVAFGSTWLAPRLGAFADTYPETRLQILLDDREYDLLKLEAECAIRLWAATHADLIQRKLLDVRVSLYASASYLQRHGTPKKVEDLDEHRIIAYQAGVPTPMRELDWAQRAGREDAKPRPPLLEINNVYGMLRAVESGFGIASVPDYMARENPNLVKVLPDLQGPSFEVYFIYPSDLKRSKRIAAFRQFLIDQAASWEP